CGGCGGCGCAGGAGGTCGCGCCGTCCACGGACGCCACCTCGGCCGGCTCGAAGCGGCCGGGCTCCGACCAGGCCGCGCGCCCCACCTCGCAGAGGCGGAAGTCGTAGCTCTCGCTCTCCAGGGCGTCGGCGCGGGAgaagagcagcggcgccgacGACTTGAGGTCGTAGCAGGAGATGAGCACGGGCTTGATTGTGTCCCGCAGGGTGAGCTCCTCGCCGAACGCCGCCTTCATGGCCGCGTgcagcgccgccgtcggcgcggCCAGGGGCCGCTTCCTGGCGCGGCAGAAGAAGGAGCTGGAGCTCGCGGGCCTCCGGAAGAGCCTGGGCGCGTGGTCGGCCACCAGGCGCCAGGTGTCCTCGGCGCGGAACAGCGGGGCGCCCCGCGAGTGCGTCGAGAACAGCATCGCGGCGAAGACGCCGCCCGCCCCCGtaccggcggcgaggtcgaaGTAGTCCGCGACGCGGGCGCTGGGGTCCGCGGACGCCcgctggagcgccgcctcaaGGTGCGCGAGCGcgcggccggcgagcagcgcgcgtaacccgccgccgccgccatccacgCACAGCACGCACACCTTCCCCCGCTGCGCCGCCTTGCCCCCCGTAACGgccatcgccgccgacgcctgcgccggcggctTGGGCAGCCACAGCTGGTGCGGGTCCGTGTACCCGAACAGGAACTTGCTCTCGAGGATGGAGAAAATCTCGTAGCTGAGCTTGTCCGTGTCGGCGCCCCCAATCTCGGCGTCCTCGTGCAGCCTCTCCACCTGCATCTCCTCAGCGTCTTCCTCCATGCCTACCCTAGCCAAACCCCCTCCCGGTCAACAAATTCTTGTGCTCCCCCTACGCAGAAAAAGCAACAAGGAGGGAACAGAATCTCTCGAGGATTCGCAAAGATTGCCGCGAAGACTGCTCGCCCGACCGCCTCGCTTTAATTTGCCCCCGCTCCCTTAAGACGCGACGCTCGCTAGTGGCGCCTTTTGATTCTTGCGCGCAGCAGAGAGCACGCGAAGAAAGAAACGAACGCAcagagaaaggaagaaagaaaggtgcgcgagagagagcggggcggcggaggcggaagaGAGACGAAGCTAAAAGAGGCGAAGAGGTCGTCGTCCTCGTATGCTGGTCGTCAAAACTGCATTGCCCTCTGATCGTGTCTCTGCTGCACCGTAATTCCCTAACGGATGGAAGTATGGAACGAATTGCCTGGACACCCCTAACCCGGTCCACCGACGTGGAACATCATGCACCGTCCAATCTCGCCTCGAAATCCGTGGTACGGCCTGGCCGCTGTGGACCGGGTCCTCTGATGCTGGTGCCGTGGCACGCTCGTCAACCTGGGGGGTTCCGGGTTAGCAGCAGACAAATTCCAGCAGAGGCGGAAAAGCAAAGGAGGAAAATAATTAATGGGTAGAAATGGTTTCGCGGGCAGCGTAATGGGGAGCTAATAATGATTGCAGCCGTTCCAGGCGCTGGATTTTACCAGGCCGCAACGCCGACGACGTGGACGCCTGTGCGCGGCGACCGTCTAGACCCGGTCCACAGCTGCCGCCTGCCTGCGCGGCCGTGCGTGACGTGGAAGTGGAACGCGAGAGCGACAAGATCAGACCGCGCCACCGCGCCCGCACTCGCAGCACTCTTTTCCCTTTTAAATTTCTTAGTTTTAGGATATGTTGGAGGCAGCaacatttttttctgaaagacATGTCAGCGTCACAGCGTGCATGTAGTTATTGTAGTTTGTGTGATTTTGCTCGATCGCAATACCGGATTTTTTACCCGCTCCTCGAAGGCTGCGAGATCACGACTAGACCTGTCGGGTACGGCTGTGTAGGTGCTTACTGACTGGAGGGCCCTACCGCTGGAGTAGTACAACAGAGCTGCGTGTGTCGCGTACGGTCATGTGTAAGTTAAGCAGGGGGCGCATTATGGGGAAAACGAAGTGTCGCCATGGTGCGCAAGACCCTTTTTGATTTGGGATATGCATAATGCATGGTGTACAAGGACTTGGTCTAGCCGCTGCTTCGGCGGTCcagacaaaaataaaaagagggTAGGATGGTGTCGTCAAACAACAGGGTTCCTGCAGTTGAGGCGCGCACGGCCCGTGTGTGCGAAAGACGACCTTCGTGCTCATTGAGCACCAACGGCTTGTTTTAAAGCTTCCGAGTTGGTCAAAGGACGAACGGCGGGTACGGGAGCAGTAGGAGAGTGGCCGCGCCCCCACGGACATTCTAAACGCAGCAGATGCGCAGCGCAGTGCCCGGCCGTTCCGTTCCGTTCCCGCCATGTTTCAGGAGCGAATCAGCGGATGACGGGTCGTATGAGCCGAGACGC
This is a stretch of genomic DNA from Brachypodium distachyon strain Bd21 chromosome 1, Brachypodium_distachyon_v3.0, whole genome shotgun sequence. It encodes these proteins:
- the LOC100842411 gene encoding patatin-like protein 7, which gives rise to MEEDAEEMQVERLHEDAEIGGADTDKLSYEIFSILESKFLFGYTDPHQLWLPKPPAQASAAMAVTGGKAAQRGKVCVLCVDGGGGGLRALLAGRALAHLEAALQRASADPSARVADYFDLAAGTGAGGVFAAMLFSTHSRGAPLFRAEDTWRLVADHAPRLFRRPASSSSFFCRARKRPLAAPTAALHAAMKAAFGEELTLRDTIKPVLISCYDLKSSAPLLFSRADALESESYDFRLCEVGRAAWSEPGRFEPAEVASVDGATSCAAVDGGPTTGSPAAAAITHVLHNKHEFPFVRGVEDLLVLSIGGCSGGGGSGAAADADVLRMRRWGAKEWARPIARIAADGAADLVDHAVARAFGQCHSSNYLRIQAKRESMPPCGPDGEYEPTPANVHALLAAADETLKQRNVESVLFEGRRIGEQTNAEKLDWFAAELVAEHRSRGSRIAPTVAFKQSPRKPPTLG